The following proteins come from a genomic window of Companilactobacillus pabuli:
- a CDS encoding DUF2200 domain-containing protein, which produces MSLKCISTIFTLYIKKVERKNHTQAEVDQIITWLTGYNQDALRIVLQEKVTFEDFFNQAPNFNDQAKLITGTICGVKVEDITDPIVQKIRYLDKLIDELAHNKKMDKILRH; this is translated from the coding sequence ATATCACTCAAATGTATTTCAACGATATTTACCCTATACATCAAAAAGGTCGAAAGAAAAAATCATACTCAAGCAGAAGTAGACCAAATTATCACTTGGCTAACTGGCTACAATCAAGATGCTTTACGGATTGTCCTACAAGAAAAAGTCACTTTCGAAGATTTCTTCAACCAAGCTCCTAACTTTAATGATCAAGCAAAACTTATCACTGGCACTATTTGTGGTGTCAAAGTCGAAGATATTACGGACCCAATCGTTCAGAAGATTCGCTATTTGGACAAACTAATTGATGAGCTTGCCCACAACAAGAAAATGGATAAAATTTTACGCCATTAA